A window of the Malaclemys terrapin pileata isolate rMalTer1 chromosome 6, rMalTer1.hap1, whole genome shotgun sequence genome harbors these coding sequences:
- the LOC128839115 gene encoding zinc finger and SCAN domain-containing protein 20-like translates to MAQWRGAGPHQCLGEEAVQSQLRSSHRHYDLFGQISRDMMERGQNRDAQQCRAKVKELRNAYRKAREANHRSGAVPTTCRFYKELDTILGGDPTSTPKSTMDTSEAVAAQSARQKEESGSKGAEEEGGPEPEDTPASLDACSQKLFSSQEEGSQSQRTVLGEEQAAEEVPDATLKSQPSLLSMAERLQRIGKRPRRTKEDLLHEVIQQSLTENQKVQEWPETERRLRQQNADRRHQSTERLISIMERQADPIQALIALQMEQMPTPPPAALVPKLFPWCPRHC, encoded by the exons ATGgcgcaatggcgaggtgctggacctcatcagtgtttgggagaggaagctgtccagtcccagctgcgctccagccataggcaTTATGATctcttcgggcagatatcaagggacatgatggaaaggggccagaaccgggacgcacagcagtgcagggctaaagtgaaggagctgcggaatgcctaccgcaaagcacGGGAGGCAAACCACCGCTCCGGTGCTGTCCCCACaacctgccgtttctacaaagaactggacacaatacttgggggcgaccccacctccactccgaagagcaccatggacacttcagaggccGTGGCAGCCCAGAGTGCAAGGCAGAAGGAGGAAAGTGGGAgcaagggtgctgaggaggaggggggcccagagccagaggaCACCCCGGCATCCCTAGACGCATGCAGCCAgaagctgttctcaagccaggaggaaggtagccagtcgcagcggacggtgcttggggaagaacaagcagcagaggaggtgcccg atgcaaccttgaaaTCCCAGCCGTCCTTGTTATCAATGGCCGAAAGGCTGCAAAGAATCGGGAAGCGTCCGCGAAGAACCAAAGAGGACCTCCTGCATGAAGTCATACAGCAGTCCcttactgaaaatcaaaaggTACAGGAGTGGCCGGAGACTGAAAGGAGGCtccgccagcagaatgcggatCGCCGGCACCAAAGCACGGAGCGGCTCATAAgcattatggagcgccaagcggatcCGATACAGGCGCTCATAGCACTGCAGATGGAGCAGatgcccactccaccccctgcagcccttgtcccaaaactctttccctggTGCCCCCGTCACTGctaa